The Burkholderia latens genome segment CGCGCGCCATGTCGATCCACGAGAACGCGCTGATGGTCAGCACGACCAGCATGAACGAGCGGCCGAACAGGGTCATCATCAGGATCGCGATGAGCAGGTACGGGATCGCGTACATCATGTCGACCACGCGCATCATCGCGGAGTCGACGCGGCCGCCCGCGAAGCCGGCGGTCGCGCCCCACGCGACGCCGAACAGGCCGGACACCAGCGTGCCGAGCAGGCCGACCTCGATCGACACGCGGCCGCCGATCAGCGTGCGCACGAGCAGGTCGCGGCCGAGCTCGTCGGTGCCGAACCAGTGCTGGTTCGCGAGCGTCGGCGGCAGGCTGATCGCGGCCCAGTCGCTCGCGGCAGGGTCGGCGGCGAGCAGCCACGGGCCGACGAAGCACGCGAGCGTGATCAGCGCGAGCAGCACGAGGCTGAACACTGCCGCGCGGTTGTGAAGGAAGCGCGCGAACGCGAGCGCGAGCGGCGAGCGCGAACGCGGCGGCGAGTCGGTCTGCACGGGCAGACTGACGACGGGAGTAGTCGGAGTCATCGCAGTGCCTCGCTCAATAACGGATACGCGGATCGAGCCACGCATACGCGAGGTCGACCAGCAGGTTGAACAGCACCGCACAAACGGTCGTCAGCACGACGAGGCCGAGCACCAGCGTGTAGTCGCGGTTGATCGCACCGTTGACCACGAGCTGCCCGAGCCCCGGCAGCGCGAACACCGACTCGGTGACGACGGCCGCGGTGATCGACGTGATGCATACCGTGCCGAACAGCGACACGACCGGCATCAACGCGGGCTTGAGCGCGTGGCGCAGCACGATCGTCGAGCCGGGCAGCCCCTTCGCGCGGGCGGTGCGGATGTAGTTGCTCGACAGCGTCTCGATCATCGAGCCGCGCATCACGCGGGCGAGCAGCGACACGTTGATGAGGGTCAGCAGCGCGATCGGCAGCAGCCGGTACCGCCAGCCGCCGTCACCCCAGCCGCCGGCCGGCAGCCAGCCGTTGCCTTGCGACGTCTTCAGCAGAATCGCGAAGATCCACACCATCACCGGGCCGAGCACGAACGGCGGCACGACGTTGCCGAAGTTGCCGATCAGCATCACGAAGCGGTCGATCACGCTGTCGCGGCGCACGGCCGCCACGGTGCCGAGCAGCACGCCGAACACGATCGAGA includes the following:
- a CDS encoding ABC transporter permease subunit, which translates into the protein MLAYALRRTLWAVPTILAVITVCYLLLHFTPGGPFDTEKQLSAATLANLNAKYHLDEPLWKQYLLYLGSLLQGDLGPSFRYVDWSVNDLVKKALPVSLGVGGVSIPISIVFGVLLGTVAAVRRDSVIDRFVMLIGNFGNVVPPFVLGPVMVWIFAILLKTSQGNGWLPAGGWGDGGWRYRLLPIALLTLINVSLLARVMRGSMIETLSSNYIRTARAKGLPGSTIVLRHALKPALMPVVSLFGTVCITSITAAVVTESVFALPGLGQLVVNGAINRDYTLVLGLVVLTTVCAVLFNLLVDLAYAWLDPRIRY
- a CDS encoding ABC transporter permease, giving the protein MTPTTPVVSLPVQTDSPPRSRSPLALAFARFLHNRAAVFSLVLLALITLACFVGPWLLAADPAASDWAAISLPPTLANQHWFGTDELGRDLLVRTLIGGRVSIEVGLLGTLVSGLFGVAWGATAGFAGGRVDSAMMRVVDMMYAIPYLLIAILMMTLFGRSFMLVVLTISAFSWIDMARVVRGQTLSLRNREFVDAARAIGVSPASIVLRHVVPNLLGVVVVYATVSVPNIVLTESVLSFLGLGVQEPMTSWGVLIQDGAQKLESMPWLLLAPAVMLCVTLYCVNFVGDGLRDALDPKDR